Proteins from a genomic interval of Diaminobutyricimonas aerilata:
- a CDS encoding FadR/GntR family transcriptional regulator: MSAFERALDELGSAIVRGELAAGHATTVEELERRTGCSRGVVRETTRVLVSLGMLSARRRVGLRVLPDTDWDVLDPHVIRWRLAADPTRVRRELADLRGAIEPLAARLAATERTEAQAGALQAAAEALAGAGGDAARFLDADRDFHDVLLIASGNPFSVRLGAVVHAALRERAEHERAGLAPDAEDVALHTRVAEAVRDRDAGAAESAMRALVMRTHPEHPSE; the protein is encoded by the coding sequence GTGAGCGCGTTCGAGCGCGCGCTCGACGAGCTGGGCTCGGCGATCGTGCGCGGCGAACTCGCCGCCGGCCACGCCACGACCGTCGAGGAGCTCGAGCGGCGCACCGGGTGCTCCCGCGGGGTCGTGCGCGAGACGACGCGCGTGCTCGTCTCGCTCGGGATGCTCTCCGCCCGGCGCCGCGTCGGTCTGCGGGTGCTGCCCGACACGGACTGGGACGTGCTCGATCCGCACGTCATCCGGTGGCGGCTCGCGGCCGACCCGACGCGGGTGCGGCGCGAGCTCGCCGACTTGCGCGGCGCGATCGAACCCCTCGCCGCGCGCCTCGCGGCGACCGAGCGCACGGAAGCGCAGGCGGGAGCGCTGCAGGCTGCCGCCGAGGCTCTCGCCGGAGCGGGCGGCGACGCGGCGCGGTTCCTCGACGCCGACCGCGACTTCCACGACGTGCTGCTCATCGCATCCGGCAACCCGTTCTCGGTGCGCCTCGGCGCGGTGGTGCACGCGGCGCTGCGCGAGCGGGCCGAGCACGAGCGGGCCGGACTCGCCCCGGATGCGGAGGACGTCGCGTTGCACACCCGCGTCGCCGAGGCGGTGCGCGATCGGGATGCGGGCGCCGCCGAGTCCGCCATGCGCGCTCTCGTGATGCGGACGCACCCGGAGCACCCGTCCGAGTAG
- a CDS encoding TMEM175 family protein encodes MTPRRTERGLDRLVNFSDATVAIAITLLILPLVEVASEYDGDLGRLVGDNVGTFLAFAITFLVIGRFWVLHHGLFEQVRGYTGRLLEANLVWLASIVFLPFAANVLSHADGGPAAHGPVYALYIGTMIVTSGSTLWMRALLSRDPALVADDGDVQVLPAAVAVITLAVALVLALLVPQVGMLWLLLLVLAGPATRILRRRSRHS; translated from the coding sequence GTGACGCCCAGGCGAACCGAGCGCGGACTGGACCGGCTCGTGAACTTCTCCGACGCGACGGTGGCGATCGCCATCACGCTGCTCATCCTGCCGCTCGTCGAGGTCGCGTCCGAGTACGACGGCGATCTCGGCCGGCTCGTGGGCGACAACGTGGGCACCTTCCTCGCCTTCGCGATCACGTTCCTCGTGATCGGCCGGTTCTGGGTGCTGCACCACGGTCTGTTCGAGCAGGTGCGGGGGTACACGGGGCGGCTGCTCGAAGCGAACCTGGTGTGGCTCGCGAGCATCGTGTTCCTGCCCTTCGCGGCGAACGTGCTGTCGCACGCCGACGGCGGCCCGGCGGCTCACGGGCCCGTGTACGCGCTCTACATCGGCACGATGATCGTCACGAGCGGATCGACGCTGTGGATGCGCGCGCTGCTCTCCCGCGATCCCGCCCTCGTCGCCGATGACGGGGACGTGCAGGTGCTCCCCGCGGCGGTGGCGGTGATCACGCTCGCGGTCGCGCTCGTGCTCGCCCTGCTCGTGCCGCAGGTGGGCATGCTGTGGCTGCTCCTGCTCGTGCTGGCGGGACCCGCGACGCGGATCCTCCGGCGCCGCTCCCGGCACTCCTGA
- a CDS encoding thioester domain-containing protein, whose protein sequence is MPLLSRLAALLLLISALVAAPVAASAVVSTGHGHGHLWSRDGASWLGSYRLADGRLGFCLQVDRPVPTGHDYTVGEQLLEALTPDDAARLAWISRAHAGSADADTAAAGQLATWTLTGLGGRSPEWYAARANGSASRVAQLARDLLAAASAPGGASRGASATLTLDLRPDGTGTVRSDLLVDWVATGSTPAAPATATGTVTLTGAVFADGTASAAVPNGSTVEVRAIGSPAVHEVSAEVAYTGLPFGAAVTVARSATGSQDLIVVNETSAHASARSSASVVSSLPFQPRVQTQTSAATAEAGALVHDVLEVTALPGDGLSDGWGVYEAADGTRAPVPVTVRSTLLGPFPAPPVHAAQAPPGAPVACEVATEIGAGPGRYTTPACALPATGYFVWVERISPDDTPPDRGRDRVRPWVSEFAVASEITFVPFPPRIATVATAARVEPGGCVADHLDVTGLNPAAGALEVTSILLGPFTEPPTVGAELAAAAPEAGRVSTSVTADGRHTTTCIPVPHPGHYVFVYESPGVTDAAGTTIVPPFADRRVHASETVLVAEAAPTLAVTGPLATGAVLALAASLLATGTGVVSLGRARRAARAG, encoded by the coding sequence ATGCCGCTGCTGTCGCGCCTCGCCGCCCTGCTCCTGTTGATCTCCGCCCTCGTCGCCGCGCCGGTCGCGGCGTCCGCCGTCGTCTCCACCGGACACGGGCACGGCCACCTCTGGAGCCGCGACGGCGCCTCGTGGCTGGGCTCGTACCGCCTCGCCGACGGGCGACTCGGCTTCTGCCTCCAGGTGGATCGGCCCGTGCCCACCGGGCACGACTACACCGTCGGCGAGCAGCTGCTCGAGGCGTTGACCCCGGACGACGCGGCGCGGCTCGCCTGGATCTCACGCGCCCACGCGGGCTCGGCCGACGCCGACACTGCGGCCGCGGGACAGCTCGCGACGTGGACGCTCACCGGGCTCGGCGGGCGGTCGCCGGAGTGGTACGCGGCTCGGGCGAACGGGTCCGCCTCGCGGGTGGCGCAACTCGCCCGCGACCTGCTCGCCGCGGCGTCCGCGCCGGGCGGCGCGTCCCGCGGCGCCTCCGCCACGCTCACCCTCGACCTCCGCCCCGACGGCACCGGCACGGTGCGGTCGGACCTGCTCGTCGACTGGGTCGCCACCGGGTCCACACCCGCAGCGCCCGCCACGGCGACGGGCACGGTGACGCTCACCGGTGCCGTGTTCGCCGACGGCACGGCGAGCGCCGCCGTGCCGAACGGCTCGACCGTGGAGGTGCGCGCCATCGGATCCCCCGCCGTCCACGAGGTCTCGGCGGAGGTCGCCTACACGGGACTGCCGTTCGGCGCCGCGGTGACCGTCGCGAGAAGCGCCACCGGATCGCAGGACCTCATCGTGGTCAACGAGACGAGCGCGCACGCGTCCGCCCGATCGAGCGCCTCCGTCGTCTCGTCCCTGCCGTTCCAACCGCGCGTGCAGACGCAGACGAGCGCCGCGACGGCCGAGGCCGGGGCGCTCGTGCACGACGTGCTCGAGGTGACGGCGCTACCCGGCGACGGGCTGTCCGACGGATGGGGCGTGTACGAGGCCGCCGACGGCACGCGCGCCCCGGTGCCCGTCACGGTGCGCAGCACGCTGCTCGGCCCCTTCCCGGCCCCGCCCGTGCACGCCGCGCAGGCGCCGCCCGGCGCGCCGGTCGCGTGCGAGGTGGCGACGGAGATCGGCGCGGGGCCCGGTCGGTACACGACACCGGCTTGCGCGCTCCCCGCGACCGGGTACTTCGTCTGGGTCGAGCGCATCTCCCCCGACGACACCCCACCGGACCGCGGGCGCGACCGCGTGCGCCCGTGGGTGTCGGAGTTCGCCGTCGCGAGCGAGATCACCTTCGTGCCCTTCCCTCCGCGCATCGCGACCGTCGCGACGGCGGCACGCGTCGAGCCGGGCGGGTGCGTGGCCGACCACCTCGACGTCACCGGGCTGAACCCGGCGGCCGGAGCACTCGAGGTGACGAGCATCCTGCTCGGCCCGTTCACCGAGCCGCCGACGGTGGGCGCCGAACTCGCCGCCGCGGCACCCGAAGCCGGTCGCGTGTCGACGAGCGTCACCGCGGACGGTCGGCACACGACGACGTGCATCCCGGTGCCGCACCCCGGCCATTACGTCTTCGTCTACGAGTCGCCCGGCGTGACCGATGCGGCCGGCACGACGATCGTGCCGCCGTTCGCCGACCGCCGCGTCCACGCGAGCGAGACCGTGCTCGTCGCCGAGGCCGCTCCGACGCTCGCCGTGACCGGTCCGCTCGCGACCGGAGCCGTGCTCGCCCTCGCCGCATCCCTGCTCGCGACGGGAACGGGTGTCGTCTCCCTCGGCCGCGCCCGCCGTGCAGCGCGGGCGGGTTAG